DNA sequence from the Terriglobales bacterium genome:
GTCCGAGTTGCAGAAGCCATGCCAATCCGTAAGGCCGTTCAAAGCTGGCGCGCCCGTCTTGGTTCAGATACGCGACTTCCTGCGCGATATTTTCTTTGGTCAGGTTCTGCTGCAATGCCGCGCGTGCCTGTGGCGTGAACGGCGCCTTGGGAAACGTCCGCGCGAGCCGCGCCAGCAACCAGTGACCGTGGACGGACGAATGCCAGTCATAGCAGCCGTAAAAAGCGGGCGTGAGCTTGCGCGGCGGGGCGACGTCAGCATCGCTGTTCATGGCATGCGCGATCTTGTTGGGATATTCCTTGTGCACGCAGGCGAGAGCGAGGTCGGCAAAACGGGTGGCGGAAGCGACATCGAAAGCCGTTGAATTTGGCGGGGAGGTTTGGGACGAGTGAAGCTGAGGTTCCGGTTGTAAAAAGGCGCTCAGGAGAGTGGCGAGAAGCAGCAGGGCCGATGTTTGCATCGCGGGACAATGTAACACGGCGAGTTCCCTCAGAGCGGCGTGGCGGGTTTCCAATGGATCTTGACTGTAGCCATATTGTAGCTATATTGTAGCAATATTGGCTACACCTGAGAGGACTTAATGAAGTTTGTCAGTACGAGGGACCTGCGGAATCAGCCGGGTTTAATCAGAAAATTGGCACAAAAAGAGGACCTTGTCCTGACTGCCAATGGCAAGCCAGTCGCCGTGCTTATTGGAGTGGAAGAAGATGATCTCGAGGAAACTACCCGGGTAGTGCGGCAGGCCAGAGCCCAACGTGCCTTGTCCCGCATGCGGAGAGAGGCGGCACGCCGAGGCGTCCAGCGAAGCCCGTCCTCGAAAATTGAAGCTGAAATTCGTGCCGTTCGCTCCCATCGAAAATCCTGATGAGAGTGGTGATTGATACCAATGTGCTGGTGTCCGGCATCATCAATCCGCATGGCGCTCCCGGACGGATCATGGACGCGCTTCTTGCGGAACAGATTTCACTCCTGTTTGACGATCGCACGATGGGCGAATATCGGGAGGTCTTGATGCGGCCGGTTTTCAGTTTTCCGCGTGAAGATGTGGAGACGCTGCTCGACTTCATTGAGTTCGCGGGGGAGCGCATCTCTGCCGTGACCGCGGCGGGCGTGATCCTGCCGGACGCGGATGACCTGCCTTTTCTGGAAGTCGCAATCGCTGGTTCGGCCGATGCTCTGGTCACGGGCAACATAAAGCATTTCAAGCCGCTGCGCGGGAGCCACCGAGTCCTCATTTGCACCCCAGCCGACTTCCTTGACCGCTTCAGCTGACTTCACCTTCCTTCACTATCTCGTTGAAACTCCCCGAGGCAGCATCGGGGAGTCATAGGTGGGCATACTTCGATTCCTACGATGCGACTGGATCGCGGAGCAGAGCCGGAGCAGTCGTTCGTTGATGACGAAGCAGCAGATAGAACGCGGTTACGTGCGTGATCATCAGCAAGGGGACATAGATGATCGGGATCACGTAAGTTGCGCCGAGCTGCCCCGATATTGCGCCGAGATTGAGTTGGACGCCGTGATAGTAGTCGACGAGGATGTCGATGGCGCCGACGACGTTGAAGGCGACGACCAACGACCAAAAGAGGGGCCGAATCCTTACGGTGAGAAGCGCAAGCAGGGCAAGCACTCCGGTGGCGAAATCGCCATAGGCGGCGAACCTGGTAAAGCCGGCAGGGAGGTTTGCACCAACCACTCCGGGAATGAGAAAAACCAGCCCGAAGAAGCGAAAGCTGTGCAGTGTAGCGATGGCGCGGTGGGCTTCGAATCCGTCCATTGCTTTGAGCCTGGGCCAGCCATAGACACGGAAGGCAAGCAGCCATGCAACGTAACCCAAGAGAAGATGTATGTCGAAAATGTTTTCCGGCGACATGTGTGACTCCTTTCAAAGTCGAGAAGTGATTCCTCGGCATAGGATTATCGTGATCATCCTATGGATTCAGATTTTCTTGAGGGAGAAAGTTGCAGCGTAGGATGATTTGCAGCATCCTATAGAAGCAATGCGTTACCCACCTGAGCACAAAACGGAAACCCACCGGAAGATCGTGAAGGACGCGGCCCGGCGCATCCGATCCGAAGGCCTGAATGGTGCGGCAGTAGCAGCCGTGATGCGCGACACCGGCCTGACCCACGGAGGCTTCTACAAACATTTTCGGAGCAAAGACGATCTGCTGCGGGAATCGCTGCGCGAGGCGTTCGGGGAAGTCGTGGATTTGCTGGTGAAGAATGCGGAGCAGGCGCGGCCTGAATCGGCCTGGAAGGCGATTGTGAACACATACCTGAGCGGGGGACATTGTGATCATCCGGAGCGCGGCTGTCCTCTGGCGGCTCTTGCCTCTGAGTTGGCGCGAGGAGGGAAGCAGAAGAAGGGCCAAGTGCTCGCCGAGATGATGAACTATAAAGACCGGATGTTGCAGTTCATGCCGGGCAGGCGAACTGGGGATAAAGAGCGCGCATTTTTTGTGATCTTTTCCACCATGGTCGGCGCCGTTGAAATTGCCCGTATGATGACGGATCCGAAAGCACGGGAGAAGTTTCTGGCGAGCACAAGAGAGTTTCTGTTGCGGAGTTTCTGATTCCGTATTGGC
Encoded proteins:
- a CDS encoding DUF2891 family protein, whose translation is MQTSALLLLATLLSAFLQPEPQLHSSQTSPPNSTAFDVASATRFADLALACVHKEYPNKIAHAMNSDADVAPPRKLTPAFYGCYDWHSSVHGHWLLARLARTFPKAPFTPQARAALQQNLTKENIAQEVAYLNQDGRASFERPYGLAWLLQLG
- a CDS encoding putative toxin-antitoxin system toxin component, PIN family yields the protein MRVVIDTNVLVSGIINPHGAPGRIMDALLAEQISLLFDDRTMGEYREVLMRPVFSFPREDVETLLDFIEFAGERISAVTAAGVILPDADDLPFLEVAIAGSADALVTGNIKHFKPLRGSHRVLICTPADFLDRFS
- a CDS encoding TetR/AcrR family transcriptional regulator, whose product is MRYPPEHKTETHRKIVKDAARRIRSEGLNGAAVAAVMRDTGLTHGGFYKHFRSKDDLLRESLREAFGEVVDLLVKNAEQARPESAWKAIVNTYLSGGHCDHPERGCPLAALASELARGGKQKKGQVLAEMMNYKDRMLQFMPGRRTGDKERAFFVIFSTMVGAVEIARMMTDPKAREKFLASTREFLLRSF